In Methanosarcina barkeri MS, a single window of DNA contains:
- a CDS encoding ABC transporter permease, whose translation MAVFAPVITIYPPQKITGDSLEPPGPGHILGTDELGLDIWSQICYGARMSLTIGLAVAVIAGFGGGALGILAGYIGGHVDQGLMRVIDVTMALPSFPLLIVISAFLGPSILNVILILVIFSWAKPARIARSQTLSLKNNNYIIAARNYGAKPFYLLRRHIFPEVLPVLFVLVIGISSHAIIAEAGLAFLGLGDPTSKSWGMMLNHATSFRSIYFTPYWKWWLLPPLFMLIFLLLCLAFISRDMERILDPILKIKKGL comes from the coding sequence ATGGCAGTTTTTGCTCCTGTGATAACAATTTATCCTCCTCAGAAGATTACAGGCGATTCACTTGAACCTCCTGGTCCCGGACACATACTTGGAACCGATGAACTCGGTCTGGATATCTGGTCACAGATATGTTACGGTGCAAGAATGAGCCTTACAATAGGGCTTGCCGTAGCCGTTATAGCAGGTTTTGGGGGAGGAGCTCTTGGAATACTGGCAGGATATATTGGAGGGCATGTTGATCAGGGCTTGATGAGAGTAATTGATGTGACAATGGCTCTTCCAAGCTTTCCTCTTCTGATTGTAATATCTGCTTTTCTTGGTCCAAGCATTCTTAACGTAATTCTTATACTTGTTATTTTCAGCTGGGCCAAACCTGCACGTATTGCACGTTCCCAGACATTGTCACTAAAGAATAACAACTATATTATTGCCGCCAGGAACTACGGCGCAAAGCCATTTTACCTGCTCCGGAGGCATATATTTCCTGAAGTTCTGCCTGTCCTGTTTGTGCTTGTCATCGGGATATCCTCACACGCAATCATAGCCGAAGCAGGACTTGCCTTCCTGGGCCTTGGAGATCCTACTTCCAAGAGCTGGGGGATGATGCTTAATCATGCAACCAGTTTCCGTTCGATATATTTTACACCTTACTGGAAATGGTGGTTATTGCCTCCGTTGTTTATGCTCATTTTCCTCCTGCTCTGTCTTGCATTCATAAGCAGGGATATGGAAAGGATACTTGATCCGATATTAAAGATAAAAAAAGGCTTATGA
- a CDS encoding ABC transporter substrate-binding protein, whose amino-acid sequence MEKKKLLFSIFLTALILITAGCANKDNTQAGASAENASDQTGALVENPSDGSKYVDVVNLSGGDCGYPQPFTIYPRGPGSSKVGMIFDSLFERDEKGIIPWLAESWDVNSNGTEYTVYLRDGVNWSDGVPFTANDVKFTFDYEQKNVPISGGIESGIIDNVQVVNSSTVKFVLTQPASPFIYKLTSFKIIPEHIYKNVSDPTSFLDPEAVIGTGPFILDEYNKEHGTYRFVANENFWGPELAVKAVEFIPVSDSLIAFEQGQIDFTSISPDTLDRFKSDSDIRIVQQPAFWGYQFYFNMKKCPELNNSRIRQAFAYAIDRDELVEKIARGAGKAGKMGILPEDHIWYNSDQPKYDYNPDKARALLEEAGWTDTDGDGILDKNGEKLSYVLSLGSNEVRIGELIKERLSEVGIDVQVKALESKSRDANLKSGDFELAISGFGGWGQDADYLRTRYCDTGAQSGSVSSGAAIFGYHNDTLNDLGTQELQELNDSKRKEIVYNMQIVLANDVPAIPLYYTTSYDVWRISKYDGWMNRYDHHARTHSILSYLERDGIATKR is encoded by the coding sequence ATGGAGAAAAAAAAGTTATTATTTTCTATTTTCTTGACAGCACTGATTTTAATAACGGCGGGCTGTGCTAATAAGGACAATACTCAGGCCGGAGCATCGGCTGAAAACGCTTCTGATCAGACAGGGGCATTGGTTGAGAACCCTTCCGACGGATCAAAGTATGTGGATGTTGTAAATCTAAGCGGAGGAGATTGTGGCTATCCACAGCCGTTTACAATATATCCGAGGGGTCCTGGGTCATCAAAAGTTGGAATGATCTTTGACAGCCTGTTCGAAAGGGATGAAAAAGGTATAATTCCCTGGTTGGCTGAAAGCTGGGATGTCAATTCAAATGGAACAGAATATACAGTTTATCTCCGTGACGGTGTCAACTGGAGCGATGGAGTGCCTTTTACGGCAAATGATGTTAAATTTACTTTCGATTACGAGCAGAAAAATGTGCCCATATCAGGTGGAATTGAGTCCGGTATTATAGATAATGTTCAGGTTGTGAATTCCAGTACCGTCAAGTTCGTACTCACTCAGCCTGCTTCTCCATTCATTTATAAGCTCACGAGTTTTAAAATCATACCTGAGCATATATACAAAAATGTCTCCGATCCTACCAGTTTCCTTGATCCGGAAGCAGTCATTGGCACTGGCCCGTTCATTCTTGATGAGTACAACAAAGAGCATGGAACATATCGGTTTGTAGCAAATGAGAATTTCTGGGGACCGGAGCTTGCCGTTAAAGCCGTCGAATTTATTCCGGTCAGCGACTCATTGATAGCTTTTGAACAGGGACAAATAGATTTCACAAGTATATCGCCTGATACTCTTGACCGGTTCAAATCAGATTCTGATATAAGAATAGTCCAGCAGCCGGCTTTCTGGGGTTACCAGTTTTATTTCAATATGAAAAAATGTCCTGAACTAAATAACAGTAGAATAAGGCAGGCCTTTGCTTACGCCATTGATCGCGATGAACTGGTGGAAAAGATCGCAAGAGGTGCAGGCAAAGCCGGTAAAATGGGCATACTCCCTGAAGACCATATTTGGTATAACTCTGACCAGCCAAAATATGATTACAATCCGGATAAGGCTCGAGCATTGCTTGAAGAAGCCGGATGGACTGACACAGATGGGGATGGAATACTTGATAAAAACGGGGAAAAACTGTCATATGTATTATCTCTTGGCAGTAACGAAGTCCGTATCGGCGAACTTATAAAAGAGAGACTGAGTGAGGTGGGAATTGACGTTCAGGTGAAAGCCCTTGAGAGTAAATCCCGTGATGCCAATCTAAAGAGCGGAGACTTTGAACTTGCGATCAGCGGCTTTGGCGGCTGGGGGCAGGATGCGGATTATCTCCGTACAAGGTACTGTGACACAGGTGCACAGTCAGGAAGTGTATCATCTGGCGCAGCAATATTTGGTTACCACAATGATACCCTGAATGATCTTGGCACTCAGGAATTGCAGGAATTGAACGATAGTAAACGGAAAGAAATAGTATACAATATGCAGATCGTACTTGCTAATGATGTACCCGCAATACCGCTCTATTATACTACATCATATGATGTATGGCGCATTTCAAAATATGACGGCTGGATGAATAGATACGATCACCATGCAAGAACACACAGTATTCTTTCGTATTTAGAGAGGGATGGAATTGCAACAAAAAGATAA
- a CDS encoding class I SAM-dependent methyltransferase translates to MELQQKDNIDNLIDCWKKTTTSVMLQDEGRMAAFWNKRSGDYANNIEKDNRKKRTDEILDLLEEAGFNPEGSRVLDIGCGPGTLTLPLSKLGAEVTALDISSGMLDRLKDSVKTESLPVDIVECSWWTADIDELGFRNEFDLVIASMTPGVKDIESFDKMMECSKNLCYYSNFLRREEDRAYRDIRSSILGEKSENNMNGIIYPFMYLYLSGYKPSLRINHSEWKDELNWKETAEQTIGFIGRDRDFDDETKQKIKDYYQNASPDGIYHSESDVYTGMMVWEVKGR, encoded by the coding sequence ATGGAATTGCAACAAAAAGATAACATTGATAACCTGATCGACTGCTGGAAAAAAACTACAACTAGTGTGATGCTCCAGGATGAGGGCAGGATGGCAGCGTTCTGGAACAAACGTTCTGGGGACTATGCGAATAACATTGAAAAAGATAACAGAAAGAAGAGAACCGATGAGATTCTCGACCTCCTTGAAGAGGCCGGATTTAATCCGGAAGGTTCCAGAGTCCTGGATATCGGGTGCGGGCCCGGTACTCTCACTCTCCCTCTTTCAAAGCTTGGAGCAGAGGTGACAGCACTTGATATCTCATCAGGAATGCTTGACAGACTGAAAGATTCTGTAAAAACAGAGTCTCTTCCGGTAGATATCGTTGAATGCTCCTGGTGGACCGCAGACATAGATGAGCTTGGGTTCCGGAATGAATTTGACCTGGTAATTGCATCCATGACCCCGGGAGTAAAGGATATCGAAAGTTTTGACAAAATGATGGAGTGCTCGAAAAATCTCTGTTATTACAGTAACTTTCTGAGAAGAGAAGAGGACAGGGCATATCGTGACATCAGGAGTTCGATACTCGGTGAAAAATCCGAAAATAACATGAACGGCATAATTTATCCATTCATGTATCTTTACCTCTCAGGCTACAAGCCATCGCTTCGGATCAACCATTCCGAATGGAAGGATGAACTAAACTGGAAAGAAACGGCAGAACAGACAATAGGGTTCATTGGAAGGGACCGGGATTTTGATGACGAAACAAAGCAGAAAATAAAGGATTATTATCAAAATGCCTCCCCAGATGGAATCTACCATTCTGAGTCTGATGTATATACCGGTATGATGGTTTGGGAAGTTAAAGGCAGATGA
- a CDS encoding ABC transporter permease — translation MPGDPFSTTSADEVGEDIIVMTEEQHLYYINYYGLDRPLPEQFLAYMKNLMTGNLGRSIYYKMPVSDVILLHLPWTILIVMSATVISTISGVVLGTISAKNRKKESDRIMMTGMIAFAEIPSFLLGLILLLIFSVYLRLFPLAGAVIPFANYNGPAEQILDISYHAFLPVLTLSLSQLTGVYLLTRNTLITVTTKDYIRTARAKGLGEKNVWIRHALRNALLPVVTRTGFTIGIMMGGVVLVENVFSYPGIGMTLRSAVVGRDYPLIQGILLVIAISILICNLLVDKIYGKLDPRVVI, via the coding sequence ATGCCTGGAGATCCATTCTCAACAACTTCCGCAGATGAAGTTGGGGAAGACATTATTGTAATGACAGAGGAGCAGCACCTTTATTACATAAATTATTACGGACTTGACAGGCCATTGCCTGAACAATTTTTAGCATATATGAAAAACCTGATGACTGGCAATCTTGGAAGGAGTATTTATTATAAAATGCCGGTCAGCGACGTAATACTGCTCCATCTTCCCTGGACTATATTGATTGTCATGAGTGCTACAGTAATCAGTACAATCTCCGGTGTGGTTCTTGGAACAATTTCTGCAAAGAACCGGAAGAAGGAGAGTGATAGAATTATGATGACGGGTATGATTGCCTTTGCAGAAATTCCTTCCTTTCTGCTTGGTCTGATCCTTCTTCTGATTTTTAGTGTATATCTCAGGCTTTTTCCACTTGCAGGTGCTGTTATCCCCTTCGCAAACTATAATGGTCCTGCAGAACAGATACTGGATATATCGTACCATGCCTTTCTGCCTGTTCTGACTCTCTCACTTTCACAACTGACCGGCGTGTACTTGCTCACCAGAAACACACTGATTACTGTAACCACAAAGGATTATATCAGGACTGCCAGAGCCAAAGGTCTGGGTGAAAAAAACGTTTGGATCCGGCATGCACTCCGAAATGCACTGCTCCCGGTAGTGACAAGAACAGGTTTTACGATCGGCATAATGATGGGGGGTGTTGTACTGGTTGAGAATGTTTTTTCCTATCCAGGCATAGGGATGACACTCAGAAGTGCTGTAGTCGGCCGGGATTATCCGCTTATTCAGGGTATTCTCCTAGTAATTGCAATTTCCATACTTATCTGCAACCTTCTGGTTGACAAAATATACGGGAAACTTGATCCGAGGGTTGTGATATAA